In Xiphophorus couchianus chromosome 8, X_couchianus-1.0, whole genome shotgun sequence, the following proteins share a genomic window:
- the ogdhb gene encoding 2-oxoglutarate dehydrogenase, mitochondrial isoform X1 yields MHRLRTTVARLGPLAAAQTAQTAPQSRLLALEGGARTFQPVRSLSASVAAEPFLNGTSSNYVEEMYYAWLEDRRNVHKSWDIFFRNANAGAPPGAAYQSPPPLSGPSDGMTGVRMLVGAQPNVEKLVKDHLAVQSLIRAYQVRGHHIAKLDPLGISCVDFDDAPCTVGFQNVGLYGLTEGDLDKVFRLPASTFIGGNASALPLREIIRRLEMAYCQHIGVEFMFINDVEQCQWIRQKFETPGIMQFSLEEKRTLLGRMIRSTRFEEFLQRKWSSEKRFGLEGCESLIPALKTIIDRSSQCGVESVILGMPHRGKLNVLANVIRKDLDQIFCQFDSKLEAADEGSGDVKYHLGMYHRRMNRVSDRYITLSLMANPSHLEAVDPVVQGKTKAEQFYSGDTEGKRVMSILLHGDAAFAGQGIVYETFHLSDLPSYTTHGTIHVVVNNQIGFTTDPRMARSSPYPTDVARVVNAPIFHVNADDPEAVMFVCNVAAEWRNTFHKDVVVDLVSYRRNGHNEMDEPMFTQPLMYKQIKKQKGVLQTFVEKLVAEGVVTTQHYEEEVARYDKICEDAFAHSKDEKILHIKHWLDSPWPGFFTLDGQPKTMSCPSTGIREDELCHIGNIAASVPVKDFMIHGGLSRILKGRADMVSQRVCDWALGEYMAFGSLLKEGIHVRLSGQDVERGTFSHRHHVLHDQNVDKRICIPMNSISPDQAPYTVCNSSLSEYGVLGFELGFAMASPKALVLWEAQFGDFHNTAQCIIDQFISSGQAKWVRQNGIVLLLPHGMEGMGPEHSSARPERFLQMCNDDPDVFPKVTGDFAVHQLYDCNWIVANCSTPANYFHVLRRQILLPFRKPLIVFTPKSLLRHPEAKSSFDNMLPGTHFQRLIPDEGPAAVGPQNVKRVVFCTGKIYYDLIRERKSRGLEDAVAVVRIEQLSPFPFDLVKAEADRFQNADLVWCQEEHKNQGYYLYVKPRLRTTINRKRPIWYAGREPAAAPATGNKHTHLTELQRLLDAAFDLETFPGKL; encoded by the exons ATGCACCGCTTAAGGACTACAGTTGCGAGGCTTGGGCCTTTAGCTGCTGCACAGACAGCCCAGACCGCGCCACAGTCCCGACTGTTGGCGCTGGAAGGAGGTGCAAGGACATTTCAGCCTGTGAGGAGCCTGAGTGCGTCTGTGGCTGCTGAACCTTTTCTCAATGGAACCAGTTCCAACTACGTGGAGGAGATGTACTACGCCTGGCTGGAGGATCGTAGGAATGTGCATAAG TCTTGGGATATTTTCTTTCGGAATGCAAATGCTGGAGCGCCGCCCGGTGCGGCGTACCAAAGCCCTCCTCCGCTCAGCGGGCCTTCTGACGGAATGACGGGCGTCCGGATGCTGGTGGGAGCTCAGCCCAATGTAGAGAAACTGGTGAAAGACCACCTGGCAGTGCAGTCACTGATTAGAGCCTACCAG GTACGGGGCCATCACATAGCCAAGCTGGACCCCCTCGGTATCAGCTGTGTGGACTTCGATGACGCTCCGTGTACTGTTGGCTTTCAAAATGTTG GTTTGTACGGCCTGACTGAGGGTGACCTGGACAAGGTGTTCCGGCTCCCCGCCAGCACTTTCATTGGCGGCAATGCCAGCGCGCTCCCACTCAGAGAGATCATTCGCCGCCTTGAG ATGGCCTACTGTCAGCATATCGGGGTGGAGTTCATGTTCATAAATGACGTGGAGCAGTGCCAGTGGATCCGACAAAAGTTCGAAACGCCAGGAATCATGCAGTTTTCCTTGGAAGAGAAGAGGACTCTGTTGGGCAGGATGATCCGCTCCACCAG GTTTGAGGAGTTCCTTCAGAGGAAGTGGTCTTCAGAGAAACGCTTCGGCTTGGAAGGCTGCGAGTCGCTCATCCCGGCCCTGAAGACCATCATCGACCGGTCCAGTCAGTGCGGAGTGGAGAGCGTGATCCTGGGAATGCCTCACAG AGGGAAGCTGAACGTTCTGGCCAATGTTATCCGGAAAGACCTGGACCAGATCTTCTGTCAGTTCGATTCCAAGCTGGAGGCTGCTGATGAG GGCTCAGGAGATGTGAAATATCATTTAGGCATGTATCACAGGAGGATGAACCGAGTCAGTGACAGGTACATCACCCTGTCGCTCATGGCCAACCCGTCCCACCTGGAGGCCGTGGACCCAGTGGTGCAGGGGAAGACCAAAGCTGAGCAGTTTTACTCTGGAGACACCGAGGGGAAGAGG GTGATGTCTATTCTGCTCCACGGAGATGCTGCGTTCGCAGGCCAGGGCATTGTGTACGAGACGTTCCACCTTTCGGACCTGCCGTCCTACACCACCCATGGCACCATCCATGTGGTGGTGAACAACCAG ATTGGATTCACCACAGACCCCAGGATGGCTCGCTCATCTCCGTACCCGACAGACGTGGCCCGAGTCGTGAACGCGCCGATCTTCCACGTCAATGCAGATGACCCGGAGGCCGTGATGTTTGTGTGCAACGTAGCGGCAGAGTGGAGGAACACGTTCCATAAAGACGTCGTTGTAGATCTG gtttcttACAGACGTAACGGCCACAATGAGATGGACGAGCCGATGTTCACCCAGCCGCTGATGTACAAGCAGATAAAGAAGCAGAAAGGAGTTTTGCAGACGTTTGTAGAGAAGCTCGTTGCTGAAGGAGTCGTCACAACACAACACTACGAG GAGGAAGTAGCTCGATACGACAAAATCTGCGAGGACGCTTTTGCTCACTCCAAAGACGAGAAGATCCTCCACATCAAACACTGGCTGGACTCTCCCTGGCCAG GTTTTTTCACTCTGGATGGTCAACCTAAAACTATGAGCTGTCCTTCCACTGGTATTCGAGAAGATGAGCTCTGTCACATTGGAAACATCGCAGCCTCTGTCCCGGTGAAAGATTTCATGATACATGGAG GGTTGAGTCGGATTTTGAAGGGACGCGCAGATATGGTGAGCCAGCGAGTGTGTGACTGGGCCCTCGGAGAGTACATGGCCTTCGGCTCTCTGCTCAAAGAGGGCATCCACGTGCGTCTCAGCGGACAGGATGTAGAGAGGGGGACGTTCAG CCATCGACATCATGTTCTCCACGACCAAAATGTTGATAAGAGGATCTGCATCCCGATGAACTCCATCTCCCCTGATCAGGCTCCTTACACCGTGTGCAACAGCTCCCTGTCTGAGTACGGAGTCCTGG GTTTTGAGCTCGGCTTCGCCATGGCCAGTCCCAAAGCTCTGGTTTTGTGGGAGGCCCAGTTCGGAGACTTCCACAACACGGCTCAGTGCATCATCGACCAGTTCATCAGCTCCGGACAGGCCAAGTGGGTCAGACAGAACGGCATAGTGCTGCTGCTCCCCCACGGCATGGAGGGCATG GGTCCAGAGCATTCATCCGCCCGTCCTGAGAGGTTCCTACAGATGTGCAATGACGACCCAGATGTTTTTCCT aaagtcACAGGGGACTTTGCGGTGCATCAGCTTTATGACTGTAACTGGATCGTGGCCAACTGCTCCACTCCTGCAAACTACTTCCATGTCCTGCGCAGGCAGATCCTGCTGCCCTTCAGGAAGCCT CTCATCGTGTTTACCCCAAAGTCGCTATTGCGCCACCCAGAGGCCAAATCGAGCTTTGACAACATGCTGCCTG GTACCCACTTCCAGCGCCTCATCCCGGATGAGGGGCCTGCAGCTGTCGGCCCCCAGAACGTGAAGAGGGTCGTTTTCTGCACAGGCAAGATTTACTACGACCTCATCAGAGAACGTAAGAGCAGAGGCCTGGAGGATGCTGTCGCTGTCGTCCGCATCGAGCAG CTGTCTCCGTTCCCCTTCGACCTGGTGAAAGCCGAGGCCGATCGGTTCCAGAACGCCGATCTGGTTTGGTGTCAGGAGGAGCATAAGAACCAGGGTTACTACCTCTACGTCAAGCCCCGCCTCCGTACGACAATAAACCGCAAGCGCCCCATCTG gtATGCTGGCCGTGAGCCCGCCGCAGCTCCTGCCACTggaaacaaacacactcacCTGACGGAGCTCCAGCGTTTACTGGACGCAGCCTTCGACCTGGAAACGTTCCCAGGGAAACTGTAA
- the ogdhb gene encoding 2-oxoglutarate dehydrogenase, mitochondrial isoform X3, producing MHRLRTTVARLGPLAAAQTAQTAPQSRLLALEGGARTFQPVRSLSASVAAEPFLNGTSSNYVEEMYYAWLEDRRNVHKSWDIFFRNANAGAPPGAAYQSPPPLSGPSDGMTGVRMLVGAQPNVEKLVKDHLAVQSLIRAYQVRGHHIAKLDPLGISCVDFDDAPCTVGFQNVGLYGLTEGDLDKVFRLPASTFIGGNASALPLREIIRRLEMAYCQHIGVEFMFINDVEQCQWIRQKFETPGIMQFSLEEKRTLLGRMIRSTRFEEFLQRKWSSEKRFGLEGCESLIPALKTIIDRSSQCGVESVILGMPHRGKLNVLANVIRKDLDQIFCQFDSKLEAADEGSGDVKYHLGMYHRRMNRVSDRYITLSLMANPSHLEAVDPVVQGKTKAEQFYSGDTEGKRVMSILLHGDAAFAGQGIVYETFHLSDLPSYTTHGTIHVVVNNQIGFTTDPRMARSSPYPTDVARVVNAPIFHVNADDPEAVMFVCNVAAEWRNTFHKDVVVDLVSYRRNGHNEMDEPMFTQPLMYKQIKKQKGVLQTFVEKLVAEGVVTTQHYEEEVARYDKICEDAFAHSKDEKILHIKHWLDSPWPETKSDSTAVGITSSFRHAVVSGSSSAQTECLRSVA from the exons ATGCACCGCTTAAGGACTACAGTTGCGAGGCTTGGGCCTTTAGCTGCTGCACAGACAGCCCAGACCGCGCCACAGTCCCGACTGTTGGCGCTGGAAGGAGGTGCAAGGACATTTCAGCCTGTGAGGAGCCTGAGTGCGTCTGTGGCTGCTGAACCTTTTCTCAATGGAACCAGTTCCAACTACGTGGAGGAGATGTACTACGCCTGGCTGGAGGATCGTAGGAATGTGCATAAG TCTTGGGATATTTTCTTTCGGAATGCAAATGCTGGAGCGCCGCCCGGTGCGGCGTACCAAAGCCCTCCTCCGCTCAGCGGGCCTTCTGACGGAATGACGGGCGTCCGGATGCTGGTGGGAGCTCAGCCCAATGTAGAGAAACTGGTGAAAGACCACCTGGCAGTGCAGTCACTGATTAGAGCCTACCAG GTACGGGGCCATCACATAGCCAAGCTGGACCCCCTCGGTATCAGCTGTGTGGACTTCGATGACGCTCCGTGTACTGTTGGCTTTCAAAATGTTG GTTTGTACGGCCTGACTGAGGGTGACCTGGACAAGGTGTTCCGGCTCCCCGCCAGCACTTTCATTGGCGGCAATGCCAGCGCGCTCCCACTCAGAGAGATCATTCGCCGCCTTGAG ATGGCCTACTGTCAGCATATCGGGGTGGAGTTCATGTTCATAAATGACGTGGAGCAGTGCCAGTGGATCCGACAAAAGTTCGAAACGCCAGGAATCATGCAGTTTTCCTTGGAAGAGAAGAGGACTCTGTTGGGCAGGATGATCCGCTCCACCAG GTTTGAGGAGTTCCTTCAGAGGAAGTGGTCTTCAGAGAAACGCTTCGGCTTGGAAGGCTGCGAGTCGCTCATCCCGGCCCTGAAGACCATCATCGACCGGTCCAGTCAGTGCGGAGTGGAGAGCGTGATCCTGGGAATGCCTCACAG AGGGAAGCTGAACGTTCTGGCCAATGTTATCCGGAAAGACCTGGACCAGATCTTCTGTCAGTTCGATTCCAAGCTGGAGGCTGCTGATGAG GGCTCAGGAGATGTGAAATATCATTTAGGCATGTATCACAGGAGGATGAACCGAGTCAGTGACAGGTACATCACCCTGTCGCTCATGGCCAACCCGTCCCACCTGGAGGCCGTGGACCCAGTGGTGCAGGGGAAGACCAAAGCTGAGCAGTTTTACTCTGGAGACACCGAGGGGAAGAGG GTGATGTCTATTCTGCTCCACGGAGATGCTGCGTTCGCAGGCCAGGGCATTGTGTACGAGACGTTCCACCTTTCGGACCTGCCGTCCTACACCACCCATGGCACCATCCATGTGGTGGTGAACAACCAG ATTGGATTCACCACAGACCCCAGGATGGCTCGCTCATCTCCGTACCCGACAGACGTGGCCCGAGTCGTGAACGCGCCGATCTTCCACGTCAATGCAGATGACCCGGAGGCCGTGATGTTTGTGTGCAACGTAGCGGCAGAGTGGAGGAACACGTTCCATAAAGACGTCGTTGTAGATCTG gtttcttACAGACGTAACGGCCACAATGAGATGGACGAGCCGATGTTCACCCAGCCGCTGATGTACAAGCAGATAAAGAAGCAGAAAGGAGTTTTGCAGACGTTTGTAGAGAAGCTCGTTGCTGAAGGAGTCGTCACAACACAACACTACGAG GAGGAAGTAGCTCGATACGACAAAATCTGCGAGGACGCTTTTGCTCACTCCAAAGACGAGAAGATCCTCCACATCAAACACTGGCTGGACTCTCCCTGGCCAG aaaccAAGTCGGACTCCACTGCTGTTGGAATCACCTCAAGCTTTCGGCATGCTGTGGTGAGTGGATCTTCCTCAGCACAGACAGAGTGTCTGCGTAGTGTAGCATAG
- the ogdhb gene encoding 2-oxoglutarate dehydrogenase, mitochondrial isoform X2 — translation MTGVRMLVGAQPNVEKLVKDHLAVQSLIRAYQVRGHHIAKLDPLGISCVDFDDAPCTVGFQNVGLYGLTEGDLDKVFRLPASTFIGGNASALPLREIIRRLEMAYCQHIGVEFMFINDVEQCQWIRQKFETPGIMQFSLEEKRTLLGRMIRSTRFEEFLQRKWSSEKRFGLEGCESLIPALKTIIDRSSQCGVESVILGMPHRGKLNVLANVIRKDLDQIFCQFDSKLEAADEGSGDVKYHLGMYHRRMNRVSDRYITLSLMANPSHLEAVDPVVQGKTKAEQFYSGDTEGKRVMSILLHGDAAFAGQGIVYETFHLSDLPSYTTHGTIHVVVNNQIGFTTDPRMARSSPYPTDVARVVNAPIFHVNADDPEAVMFVCNVAAEWRNTFHKDVVVDLVSYRRNGHNEMDEPMFTQPLMYKQIKKQKGVLQTFVEKLVAEGVVTTQHYEEEVARYDKICEDAFAHSKDEKILHIKHWLDSPWPGFFTLDGQPKTMSCPSTGIREDELCHIGNIAASVPVKDFMIHGGLSRILKGRADMVSQRVCDWALGEYMAFGSLLKEGIHVRLSGQDVERGTFSHRHHVLHDQNVDKRICIPMNSISPDQAPYTVCNSSLSEYGVLGFELGFAMASPKALVLWEAQFGDFHNTAQCIIDQFISSGQAKWVRQNGIVLLLPHGMEGMGPEHSSARPERFLQMCNDDPDVFPKVTGDFAVHQLYDCNWIVANCSTPANYFHVLRRQILLPFRKPLIVFTPKSLLRHPEAKSSFDNMLPGTHFQRLIPDEGPAAVGPQNVKRVVFCTGKIYYDLIRERKSRGLEDAVAVVRIEQLSPFPFDLVKAEADRFQNADLVWCQEEHKNQGYYLYVKPRLRTTINRKRPIWYAGREPAAAPATGNKHTHLTELQRLLDAAFDLETFPGKL, via the exons ATGACGGGCGTCCGGATGCTGGTGGGAGCTCAGCCCAATGTAGAGAAACTGGTGAAAGACCACCTGGCAGTGCAGTCACTGATTAGAGCCTACCAG GTACGGGGCCATCACATAGCCAAGCTGGACCCCCTCGGTATCAGCTGTGTGGACTTCGATGACGCTCCGTGTACTGTTGGCTTTCAAAATGTTG GTTTGTACGGCCTGACTGAGGGTGACCTGGACAAGGTGTTCCGGCTCCCCGCCAGCACTTTCATTGGCGGCAATGCCAGCGCGCTCCCACTCAGAGAGATCATTCGCCGCCTTGAG ATGGCCTACTGTCAGCATATCGGGGTGGAGTTCATGTTCATAAATGACGTGGAGCAGTGCCAGTGGATCCGACAAAAGTTCGAAACGCCAGGAATCATGCAGTTTTCCTTGGAAGAGAAGAGGACTCTGTTGGGCAGGATGATCCGCTCCACCAG GTTTGAGGAGTTCCTTCAGAGGAAGTGGTCTTCAGAGAAACGCTTCGGCTTGGAAGGCTGCGAGTCGCTCATCCCGGCCCTGAAGACCATCATCGACCGGTCCAGTCAGTGCGGAGTGGAGAGCGTGATCCTGGGAATGCCTCACAG AGGGAAGCTGAACGTTCTGGCCAATGTTATCCGGAAAGACCTGGACCAGATCTTCTGTCAGTTCGATTCCAAGCTGGAGGCTGCTGATGAG GGCTCAGGAGATGTGAAATATCATTTAGGCATGTATCACAGGAGGATGAACCGAGTCAGTGACAGGTACATCACCCTGTCGCTCATGGCCAACCCGTCCCACCTGGAGGCCGTGGACCCAGTGGTGCAGGGGAAGACCAAAGCTGAGCAGTTTTACTCTGGAGACACCGAGGGGAAGAGG GTGATGTCTATTCTGCTCCACGGAGATGCTGCGTTCGCAGGCCAGGGCATTGTGTACGAGACGTTCCACCTTTCGGACCTGCCGTCCTACACCACCCATGGCACCATCCATGTGGTGGTGAACAACCAG ATTGGATTCACCACAGACCCCAGGATGGCTCGCTCATCTCCGTACCCGACAGACGTGGCCCGAGTCGTGAACGCGCCGATCTTCCACGTCAATGCAGATGACCCGGAGGCCGTGATGTTTGTGTGCAACGTAGCGGCAGAGTGGAGGAACACGTTCCATAAAGACGTCGTTGTAGATCTG gtttcttACAGACGTAACGGCCACAATGAGATGGACGAGCCGATGTTCACCCAGCCGCTGATGTACAAGCAGATAAAGAAGCAGAAAGGAGTTTTGCAGACGTTTGTAGAGAAGCTCGTTGCTGAAGGAGTCGTCACAACACAACACTACGAG GAGGAAGTAGCTCGATACGACAAAATCTGCGAGGACGCTTTTGCTCACTCCAAAGACGAGAAGATCCTCCACATCAAACACTGGCTGGACTCTCCCTGGCCAG GTTTTTTCACTCTGGATGGTCAACCTAAAACTATGAGCTGTCCTTCCACTGGTATTCGAGAAGATGAGCTCTGTCACATTGGAAACATCGCAGCCTCTGTCCCGGTGAAAGATTTCATGATACATGGAG GGTTGAGTCGGATTTTGAAGGGACGCGCAGATATGGTGAGCCAGCGAGTGTGTGACTGGGCCCTCGGAGAGTACATGGCCTTCGGCTCTCTGCTCAAAGAGGGCATCCACGTGCGTCTCAGCGGACAGGATGTAGAGAGGGGGACGTTCAG CCATCGACATCATGTTCTCCACGACCAAAATGTTGATAAGAGGATCTGCATCCCGATGAACTCCATCTCCCCTGATCAGGCTCCTTACACCGTGTGCAACAGCTCCCTGTCTGAGTACGGAGTCCTGG GTTTTGAGCTCGGCTTCGCCATGGCCAGTCCCAAAGCTCTGGTTTTGTGGGAGGCCCAGTTCGGAGACTTCCACAACACGGCTCAGTGCATCATCGACCAGTTCATCAGCTCCGGACAGGCCAAGTGGGTCAGACAGAACGGCATAGTGCTGCTGCTCCCCCACGGCATGGAGGGCATG GGTCCAGAGCATTCATCCGCCCGTCCTGAGAGGTTCCTACAGATGTGCAATGACGACCCAGATGTTTTTCCT aaagtcACAGGGGACTTTGCGGTGCATCAGCTTTATGACTGTAACTGGATCGTGGCCAACTGCTCCACTCCTGCAAACTACTTCCATGTCCTGCGCAGGCAGATCCTGCTGCCCTTCAGGAAGCCT CTCATCGTGTTTACCCCAAAGTCGCTATTGCGCCACCCAGAGGCCAAATCGAGCTTTGACAACATGCTGCCTG GTACCCACTTCCAGCGCCTCATCCCGGATGAGGGGCCTGCAGCTGTCGGCCCCCAGAACGTGAAGAGGGTCGTTTTCTGCACAGGCAAGATTTACTACGACCTCATCAGAGAACGTAAGAGCAGAGGCCTGGAGGATGCTGTCGCTGTCGTCCGCATCGAGCAG CTGTCTCCGTTCCCCTTCGACCTGGTGAAAGCCGAGGCCGATCGGTTCCAGAACGCCGATCTGGTTTGGTGTCAGGAGGAGCATAAGAACCAGGGTTACTACCTCTACGTCAAGCCCCGCCTCCGTACGACAATAAACCGCAAGCGCCCCATCTG gtATGCTGGCCGTGAGCCCGCCGCAGCTCCTGCCACTggaaacaaacacactcacCTGACGGAGCTCCAGCGTTTACTGGACGCAGCCTTCGACCTGGAAACGTTCCCAGGGAAACTGTAA
- the pargl gene encoding poly(ADP-ribose) glycohydrolase — MEKKKHRNDSSQVAESFDPLYKGGEKPKNENQQNGKDGSMQASSSDPSTSGHSCNQNASKASKRDGDSCNEDATKSSKHHGDSCNKDGSKASKLDGDSCNEDARKLSKHHGDSCNEDARKLSKHHGDSCNEDARKSSKHHGDSCNKDGSKASKLDGGSGNEDGSKASKHMPVWAPCGEERSEVGLSCCRLDELKTLPQCDIKLGKLHFSKTHTVLIDVNSFSCRAIVPQDGRDLWLSSFVKMPCSPSSVSPKPDTQFGPVRFKSQSGPVSRWSLISEQLRALAKKKAAKAEEVEKAILRYNPSYEREWSFDALPRYVKNDIENLYEKLFPKIAALALKLPDEVKKAIPLLQRHQPASITLSQGQISCLLANAFFCTFPHRNTTKSNAEYHNYPPINFSRLFGNWSERKSQKFKAIMHYFNVMTDEKSKPEGLVTFERRWLSDAEAQAWGKCTDTLHKLHVTSEGRIEAEGAQLLQVDFAASKIGGGVLDSGLVQEEILFLMNPELIVARLFTEKLDRDECLIITGTQQFSCYSGFSDSFQWLGPYDDHLERDEWRRLKRQILAIDACHFRQPMDQYNMEKVKRELNKAYCGFKGHYGHEEPDIATGKWGCGAFNGDPELKAVIQLMAAAKARRGLAFFTFGDHDLCRRLQQTYHLLVTQKMTVGQLYRHLEKYCALRNKPNFHEGLFDYLRKTQSQL, encoded by the exons atggaaaagaaaaaacatcgcAATGACAGCTCCCAGGTCGCAGAATCATTTGATCCTCTGTACAAGGGAGGGGAGAAGCCCAAAAATGAAAACCAGCAGAATGGCAAGGATGGCTCAATGCAGGCCAGCTCCTCTGATCCATCCACATCTGGACACAGCTGCAACCAGAACGCAAGTAAGGCAAGCAAACGCGATGGAGACAGCTGCAACGAGGACGCAACAAAGTCAAGCAAACACCATGGAGACAGCTGCAATAAGGATGGAAGTAAAGCGAGCAAACTCGATGGAGACAGCTGCAACGAGGACGCAAGAAAGTTAAGCAAACACCATGGAGACAGCTGCAACGAGGACGCAAGAAAGTTAAGCAAACACCATGGAGACAGCTGCAACGAGGACGCAAGAAAGTCAAGCAAACACCATGGAGACAGCTGCAATAAGGATGGAAGTAAAGCGAGCAAACTTGATGGAGGCAGTGGCAACGAGGATGGAAGTAAGGCGTCCAAACACATGCCTGTTTGGGCGCCGTGTGGCGAGGAGCGCAGTGAAGTCGGCTTGTCGTGCTGCCGGCTGGATGAACTGAAGACGCTTCCACAGTGTGACATCAAACTGGGAAAACTGCATTTCTCAAAGACTCACACCGTCCTCATAGAT GTGAATTCCTTCAGCTGCAGGGCGATTGTTCCTCAGGACGGGAGAGACCTGTGGCTCAGTAGCTTTGTTAAGATGCCGTGTTCACCATCGAGCGTCTCACCCAAACCAGACACACAGTTTGGTCCCGTTAGATTCAAG AGTCAATCTGGCCCAGTGTCGAGGTGGAGCCTGATCTCCGAGCAGCTGCGTGCTCTGGCCAAGAAGAAAGCAGCAAAAGCCGAAGAGGTGGAG AAAGCCATCCTCAGATACAACCCCAGCTATGAACGCGAGTGGTCTTTTGATGCACTTCCCAGATACGTGAAG AATGACATCGAAAACCTCTACGAGAAGCTGTTTCCGAAGATTGCTGCTTTGGCCTTGAAGCTGCCTGATGAAGTCAAGAAG GCCATCCCTCTGCTGCAGCGCCACCAACCAGCCTCCATCACTTTGTCCCAGGGTCAGATTTCCTGTCTCCTTGCCAACGCCTTCTTCTGCACCTTCCCTCACCGCAACACCACCAAGTCCAACGCAGAATACCACAATTACCCGCCCATAAACTTCAGCAG ATTGTTCGGAAACTGGTCGGAGCGGAAGAGCCAGAAGTTCAAGGCCATCATGCACTACTTTAACGTGATGACAGACGAGA AATCTAAACCAGAAGGCCTGGTGACGTTCGAGAGGCGGTGGCTCAGCGACGCAGAAGCTCAGGCCTGGGGAAA GTGCACAGACACCCTGCACAAGCTGCATGTTACATCAGAGGGCCGGATCGAGGCCGAAGGTGCACAGTTGCTTCAG gtggaCTTTGCTGCCAGCAAGATAGGCGGAGGTGTCCTGGACTCCGGCCTGGTTCAGGAAGAGATCCTGTTCCTGATGAACCCAGAGCTAATCGTAGCTCGTCTCTTCACAGAGAAACTTGACAGGGATGAGTGTCTCATCATTACAG GTACGCAGCAGTTCAGCTGTTACTCTGGTTTCAGTGACAGCTTTCAGTGGTTGGGCCCTTATGATGATCACCTCGAAAG AGACGAGTGGCGTCGGCTGAAGCGGCAGATTCTGGCCATCGATGCCTGTCACTTCAGACAACCCATGGATCAGTACAACATGGAGAAAGTCAAACGGGAACTGAACAAG GCTTACTGTGGGTTCAAAGGTCACTATGGTCATGAAGAGCCAGACATCGCCACAGGAAAGTGGGGCTGTGGAGCCTTCAATGGAGACCCAGAACTCAAAG CTGTGATCCAGCTGATGGCAGCAGCAAAGGCCAGGAGGGGTTTGGCCTTCTTCACGTTTGGAGACCACGATCTGTGCAGAAGGCTGCAGCAGACGTACCACCTGCTGGTCACACAGAAGATGACAGTCG gCCAGCTGTACAGACATCTGGAGAAGTACTGTGCTCTACGTAACAAACCCAATTTCCATGAGGGTTTGTTTGACTACCTGAGAAAAACCCAGAGTCAGCTCTGA